The Lonchura striata isolate bLonStr1 chromosome 5, bLonStr1.mat, whole genome shotgun sequence genome window below encodes:
- the REDIC1 gene encoding regulator of DNA class I crossover intermediates 1, which yields MKLLEVSSPKSSAVSLDLLNLYVVNQLSTKKDNTENVRKPVHIDIIEDERKTIKRHNLELPRSPLRTQHKSNLDDLQSRLQKQVLDSRRQHLSERVKYQHKLSQVMELGYVDSSMENEENMARVFSACPLSSSGFQLSNCTQLSEENFNTKLMGNNWEQIFEKKMQNQPGNSFDQDPWNTKPPSQCIFRKSDTVPQELFKPFNRPDYLNSARKNPVIIGSNEPENSEGIKEPIFDTVKETAELKDGSGFSFLALFEDESQPIQNNPSTKHFYPFFNQSNNDIFFTVPDVQNQITNRTNSCDTRRVYPAINAKEDSVDRPLEGIFTAPEQVFFKSNNVSSTSYKDTRALHKTHRQNCHEGQHYFLPCEKKERRANIEKIEIFAYHHDQQNSLKENVQSYSRKKSDERSLKETAWNQNHVFVFEEFTAAQEKGYKFGLSSYLHEIDMESPLSSQSHSYAPRQTESYLSSSPDTSEEEDKAKKMEYLNEPSLKTHGTKLFSASASREATKSSHTQSVAMKPRSTLGRKEANNLQEKDSDFCATEEENKTHTALSQGPSHPAFKREHVTSSTRCDAWSQTEGSVTVEKVDVGTQCGTLGVCSCGGALPAARSPGELSPPRSAGPAGEHERPAQEAPQPAGSGRAAGTDAFSSETEYLSLAGRRTLEVLNYIDKMKERDKQ from the exons CATAAATCAAACTTAGATGATCTTCAGAGCAG GTTACAAAAACAAGTTTTGGACAGCAGAAGACAGCATCTCTCAGAAAGAGTAAAATACCAGCATAAG TTGTCACAAGTAATGGAATTAGGCTATGTTGATTCTAGtatggaaaatgaagaaaacatggCAAGAGTATTTAGTGCTTGTCCGTTGTCCTCCTCTGGTTTTCAGCTCTCTAACTGTACACagctttcagaagaaaatttcaACACAAAGCTAATGGGCAACAATTGGGAACAAATCTTTGAAAAGAAGATGCAAAACCAG CCAGGCAACAGCTTCGATCAAGACCCTTGGAATACAAAACCTCCAAGCCAGTGTATTTTCAGGAAGTCTGATACAGTGCCTCAGGAGCTGTTCAAGCCATTTAATAG GCCAGACTACTTGAATTCTGCTAGAAAAAATCCAGTGATAATAGGCAGTAATGAACCAGAAAACAGTGAAGGAATCAAAGAACCAATATTTGATACTGTAAAAGAAACTGCAGAACTGAAAGATGGAAgtggtttttcctttctggcaCTATTTGAAGATGAGAGTCAGCCAATACAAAATAATCCTTCTACAAAgcatttttatcctttttttaaccaaagcaataatgacatttttttcactgttcCTGATGTTCAAAATCAAATTACCAACAGAACTAATTCTTGCGACACTAGAAGGGTTTATCCTGCAATCAATGCAAAAGAAGATTCTGTGGACAGACCCCTTGAAGGCATTTTCACAGCTCCAGAACaggttttctttaaaagcaacAATGTGTCAAGTACAAGCTACAAGGACACAAGAGCACTTCATAAAACACACCGGCAGAACTGTCACGAAGGGCAGCACTACTTCCTGCCctgtgaaaagaaagaaagaagagcaaACATTGAAAAAATAG agaTATTTGCTTATCACCATGATCAGCAGAATAGCTTAAAGGAGAATGTGCAGAgttattcaagaaaaaaaag TGATGAAAGGTCTTTGAAAGAAACAGCCTGGAATCAGAACCATGTCTTTGTATTTGAAGag TTCACAGCAGCACAAGAGAAAGGGTATAAGTTTGGACTGAGTTCATATCTTCATGAGATAG ATATGGAGTCACCACTCAGCAGCCAGTCTCACAGTTACGCTCCAAGGCAGACTGAGAGCTATTTGAGCTCTAGTCCTGACACA TCTGAAGAGGAAGACAAAGCCAAAAAGATGGAATATCTGAATGAACCGTCCTTGAAGACACATGGTACCAAGCTATTCTCAGCCTCAGCAAGCAGAGAGGCCACCAAGAGCTCTCACACCCAAAGTGTGGCTATGAAGCCCAGAAGTACTTTGGGTAGAAAAGAAGCAAACAATCTTCAGGAGAAGGACTCTGATTTTTGTGccacagaagaagaaaataaaactcacacagctctgtctcagggcccATCACACCCTGCCTTTAAGAGGGAGCATGTCACTAGCAGCACCAGGTGCGATGCTTGGTCGCAGACCGAGGGCTCTGTGACCGTAGAGAAAGTGGATGTGGGCACCCAGTGTGGCACCCTGGGGGTGTGCAGCTGTGGCGGAGCCCTCCCAGCTGCCCGCAGCCCAGGCGAGCTCTCTCCTCCCCGCTCTGCCGGCCCCGCAGGAGAGCACGAACGGCCGGCGCAGGAGGCGCCGCAGCCCGCGGGCTCCGGCCGCGCGGCCGGGACAGACGCCTTCTCTTCTGAGACCGAGTACCTGAGTTTGGCTGGCAGGAGGACTCTAGAGGTGCTGAACTACATTGATAAAATGAAGGAGAGAGATAAGCAGTGA